TTTCAGAGATcaaaaaagcaaaaataaaaagaaaaggttgattttaatttccattttctcGTGTTCCTTTggttcttttttcatttttgttttttcatttcttattttattttttataaacatatttcaaacaaaaaataaaagagaggaagaacttaCCCGGATCCTCGCAGCCCCGTCGTCAGAGACCTCATCTCCGTTGTCGAAGTCGAATTCAAAAGGGAGAAGGGCCTTCTTCTCTCGGTTTATTTTTGGGGTAAGGAAGGCATGGCCTTCAAGAttgttttaaaaaggttaaaaacCTGAATTCCGACGACTTCGACTATCGTTCACGGTGGAAACCACAGCAGGTTCAGGGGGCAACGGCGGCGCAAGGCTGGGGTTCAAAACCCTACCAGAGAAAAGGAAGGGAgggttccaattttttttttttaaagaagctGTGGGaatgaattttagaaaaaaaaatttgatttttataagggcacaaaaacggtgtcgttttgcacCCAATGCCCTAGTGCCGAAACGGCATCGTTCAGGGCAGATCCgtgcgcgacccgacccgctccagggggGATCTGCACTTTTGTTCTTTTGGGATATTTGTCCCTTTAGTCCCtcctcatttttatttattttcatttaatccattcgtccatttttctttgatttttaaatttagccaTACAAATCTGCTCGATTTTCATCTCGGTCCCTAACATGTGGACACAATGGATAGCGGACACTTGTCCAGAGCCTGGGATTTTTTCCCATTTAGTCCTCAGACCTTGCGCGTTTTTCATTCCCCCTGTGTGTTCTTATTTTGTTGTAGTTTTTGCttcaaatttagtttttgttccaatttaatccctaatcagcttgattttaatcttttttcttttatttatgcatttttatacGCATTATTTATTCTAAACAGTTTTATATCCCATTTGTtacattttatatgttattaaattattctaTTGTTTATTCTAAATCGTTTGTTGgttatttattttaggttttttcatattatatatatttaaactatcattcattttaaattttacatatattatttatttcaaactattttaccttacttattttgaaattatctatatatcttattattttaaacttttatatattatttattttggatcatttatatacatatatatacatgtattttttatttaaacggtttttatacattatttatttcaaatttctcttttacatgttatttattttaaactcttttatatattatttattttaaactatttcatttatttattttttatatactacCATAAAACTGTTTTATGTTGCTTATCTTCAAATTGTTCTAAATATCAATTATTCTAAATGgcttcatatattatttattctcCCTTTTTTTCCGCTATATACATTATTTCATTTTAGTTGTTTCACATACAGAATTTACTTTTGATTTTTATATCTCGTTTCTTGTATATACTATTTATGTTAAATAGATctaagttatttattttaaactattttgtattttgtcaatttttatatatatttgtgcatTTTGAACCCTTTtcgtattaattattttaaaatttgttttttctttcacatattatttattttaactctaTATATGTTATCTACTTCGAATTGTTGTATATATTACTTTGTTTCGTTTCTTTGATTGTTAATGTCGATTTTAAAATAGTGTATTATGTGAATATTTTCATTACGTGCCCCATAAATCATTTGTTATTATATTCATCTTGTTGACATTCATTAACATAACATATTATTCACAAGTATTGTTACATGTTATGcattacatttatattttatttcattcaaatcacattgTGAATTATGTTTCGACATACTCATACATAATTAGCGACTTTATCATACTCCAAATCAAATATGTATCGTTTAAATATCGTATTTGCTATTattcaaaaaccttttaaaaaaaataaggcaatattctgTTTTTGCGGATTCGAAAGATTGTGCcctacgtgttgggtttcgattttttttcgtttgacccaaataaccgaataaccttttaaaatttcaatgcatgagttttgaaaatcacgagatgattttgGTAACGAAAGTTTGAAATGTCGTGTcctacgtgctggatgtgatattttatttcttcgaaacaagagaatcttaatatCCACTTCAAGTTATCCAAAATTCATTagaagggatcgtattttaaaatttattttaaaatcttttcaattttcgatattaagacattaattaatcaattaggtaccaattttgggcattacgagggtgctaatccttcctcgtacgtaaccgaatTCCGtacccattttctcaaatttcgtagaccaaaatcgttgttttagtaaatcaaaatattttattaaaatgaccaaatttctaggtgatccgatcgcacctaaacaaaaaagattggtggcgactcccaattttcgtttatcattttcaaaaccaaagtctaactccttttttttttcaaaaaaatagtttcgacaatggttaatccattggttttaaaagatatttataatggatcttatattgagattttgaatgaggaaaatattatatttcatatgcatcactattgttataaatatcaattttgaaaggatgaaaaagagaTGATTGAGTtattagtttatatttattttataatctttgtgatcttcttttgtcatcatccttATTAAGAGGTtggaagcaaaatatttgactgtgaaagatctatttatgagtaataaaatatgataattctatctaaagctcattatggttggatgcacctgaagttgtaaatttttttttagatatttgaaaattttggcatattccctaaagctaatattgcatataattgtttggaaattatatttattttgttgacttaatgatattataatattcacattgatttagacatttccagtagtaaatgtcacaatagcacttatatgtggatacaaagtaaaattattaatttgttacaatttagtacaattgaaactgtaacaccccctaccagtattccgagcctagaatagggtacgaagcattaccgaacttaatatgatcaatcatgtaaaaatcaaccataaaatttcttctaaattaaaaactttcatacatatgtttaacgtcctttatatgggcctatggggcccaaaacatacattcagggtggttcgggaccaaaccgtaaacatatgaaacttttgcaacacttagaaaattttcacactttggagagtcacacgcccgtgttttcaacccgtgtaactctctgtttataacttcatcactcttgtcagtcgtacacttcatataaataacaagaaacgtgtatggctcatttctcattaaatttctcatatatatatacacaatttcacgttatgtaatcatacaacatatgtCAGCCATAgctctgtaatctaaatatatttttataacaactTATCTTAATTTCATActgtttcatatttaagcttaaataaccaaagtatttgaaatatcatctttatgcaaatagtacacatgaggtatataattccataattatgaataaacacatttatcaaacattttccatattcatataccaatgtctcatgtctccatatatcaataaccgtcattttcatgagttccgagttcaatttcataattatttgtctcgtgttcaatttattccatgtcggaactttattcattaatacgtttgaattatcaatacatatggacagtacattcaagatgaacaattatataatcacaaatgaattcatttatcaaccaagttctatactcatatcttatcaactcgtacttcctgtatcacataattccatgtaacacttaccaaactttgtcaaattagtgaacgtcttacggaattgagtacttcgtttacTCGATGTCATAGTTCAAcaatggtcttacacatcttcatttatcgatgtcatagcccagctatggtcttacacgaatcacatatctcaatgataccatatcccagatatggtcttatacagtagcatatatcataccgatgccatatcccagatatggtcttatacggaaatcacttgtcacttgtagccgaagctaccactattcactgatcaagTAGCtagagctaccatttttcactgatcaggtagtcggagctaccatttttcactaatcaggtagcagaagctaccacttttcactgatcaggtagcagaagctaccacttttcactgatcaggtagcaaaagctaccacttttcactgatcaggtagccgaaactaccacttttcacttgtcatttgtccttgatcagataagtgtagccgaagctattacttatcactttcacttatccttgatcagataagtgtagccgaagctatcacttatcacttgttgctatggtccaactatggtcttttccttcaattcatcttgtcactgaactgaaatgctcaatttgatcatttattcaattttcatgcttttacattattcacgattttatcatcattacatatgaaataacacatcatgaaattcataaagttaacaaataatcactaaaatttagccatataaactcacaagtacaaattttgtattataacgataatcataatttcataataaatattccacataaaacattatatcatttctaatccaacacttatcgattataatcgggcatgtgtttaatttatacacgagtcattcatatatttttcctcctcctcctctccatccacatccttggcataaataacacacttgcaagtaacattatccataattttcactaattacttatgtgaatattcagacTATCCACCCGtgtcgtagtcactaaattatttatatctggagatgcaaaactcaaaattaagatccgctaattttccatgaaactagactcatatatattcttaccataaaaatttcataatttttggttgggccaattaatacaatttattcattgaagtcttcCCTGTTCTGCTGtatgacagtttcgacccttcttcactaaaatttaattatctcctcgtacaggattcgaatgatgttcccttttatttctattgaaaatagactcattcagaataataaacatataaatttaagcccctaattatttttatccaatttttgatgattttacaaagtcagaacaggggaacccgaaatcattctgaccttatctcacaaaatttatcatatctcatgatttacaattccattgcttacatcatttcttctataagaaactagactcaataagctttaatttcatatttaattcaccctctaattccatttctataatttttggtgatttttcaaagttagattactgctgctgtccaaaacagttttagtgcaaaatgttgatttccattttgccccaaagttcacaactcatacaattcagtccttgctcaattaacccctcaattaagataattttctcaattaatacttttcctagacattataagttatttcataactattgaaattcataatttctacatataactctaacttcaaactcttttacaattaggtcccaaacattcactttctattcaattctttcaataaaatcagcatataaacaatataAAGCTCTAATtacatgccaaatcatcatataattccagaacatattcatataaactttcaatttctttcatagaatcaaaaactaatgaatttaacaagtggacgtagttgtaaaagtcacaaaaacacaaaaaattcaagaataatcaagaattgaacttatctgaagtaaaaatatgaaaaaccagcttaagggaactcttccatggtgttttttctgatgagaatgcagaaaaataaagagaaatctagataattccactttagtcctagctttattaagtaaatttttcaatttttcaatttttcccttaattctccttattttcttgctgatttcatgccatttccgtccagcccaaagagaccttgggtctattttccttttaaaccctctttcttttatcatttaagctatttaatcatttcccacaattttgcatttaatacaatttagtcctttttgttcaattaactatcagaactttaaaatttcttgacgaaactttaatactgacttattaacactccataaatatttataaaaatatttatggctcgatttaaaattctcgaggtctcgatacctcgttttcgattctaattattttaatatttatttttagtacactattcactacttcaaaatttttcctaacttcacatttaacttatactcactaaattaataatatttccgaCTCATTTTTctgatttagtgatctcgaatcactgttccgacaccactgaaaattaggctgttacagaaacacatgttaaagtaaaccagaagtttactaatacaaatgcatttactacttggcgtgaccagttagaccatcctggatcatatatgatgcggaaattaattgaaaattcatatggatatttattaaagaactagatgattctttaatttaaagaattctcatttattttttgttctcaatgaaaattgattgttagaaactcaatagataaagttgagatttaatgtcttacatttTTTAAACGAATATGGGTCTATTCATCCAtaatgtggatggttttgatattatatgattttggtagatgcatttacaaaataatcacatatgtgttatcaatttaCAACCTGTCGTTTGTAAaattgtttgtttaaataattaatttcagatcatgcaattaagacaatttattttgctaatattgatgagtttatatcttaatcttttattgattgagtttgaaaaacttttataAAAGTTTGCACATagtggtttagagaaattattgattaaacacctctaattaatgtctaaaccattacttatgagaactaaactttctatttaaacatgagattatgttaatttacgtgttgtacgcataaagccaataaattataaatacttcccattacaattggttttttaTCAATAGCTAAATATTTCTAatccttgaatttttttatatgcgtatatgttccaattgttCCACCACAATACATAAagtgagtgaatcctcaaagaaagttaggaatatatattaattacaagtttctttatattattagatatttTGAAAGTGTTCaaaattcaattatgacatgatttgtgattaccattttgatttgatagttttcctGATATTAGAggaagagaaataataacttataatgagttagggggagagtaatttgaatcAGAAGTTAAACGAGGATAACTTATTATAAGTTAACTCTTAGATGTacttacaaacttaatgagaataaccaattTTTAtgtaccatctaatattttaatttgaatcaaagttcCAGTAAGATtatcaattagaataaataattgattgattggtttcaaatatgaaaattcttctagatggtcatatagtggaggcgggtgcTCCAAAAGAAGCCTAAGACATAACTAATGAGTAAAACTTCAGAAAAGATTCAGGTACCTAAAactgaatattaaaataatgaaaataagagatctcgataagttatgtcaattcgagaaaatatggaaccgaataataaaagtgatCGACAATGATTTTGTATGCAATATTGTtcttgaaataatgaaataaaaggaagatcttgaataaatctattgagaaatataaatatgaaataaattgatcaaaatagaaagacgcaattCAAGTACAATTAAAATTCGTTGAGTTTTTGGACTAATAGTccaaatatataaatgtataaagCCAGTGAAAGtgcaattgaagtagttttgcaaaagtggaacaaaaatatgaagttttttgtTAAGTCgtgacattgattatgaaaagatataatattcatTTGTAGTAGATGTAATaatctttagatatattattaaattgacaatttataaaagatttaacttacatctaatgattattgttataaccttttatgaatcactatatagtaaaatttatattaaaatccttgaaggatttagaatgttagaagcatattgaaattttCGAGAAATTGTTCATTTGTATGAATCGAAatgatttgaacatatgtggtaaatttgacttagtgaatagtagttgaaggagaattataaaataatccaaaatacctatttgtgtttttataaaagaattataattaaagtttgttatgattattgttgaatctcatgaagatatcaaaatatatttctccaATTTTCTCCcacttttaaaagaatggtaatataaatgattatcaaatacattcaaatagttatttgaaaaactaatatttaaaattgaatacGTAAAATACGAGAAAATATGTGATTGTTTCACGAGGGGAAGTAAATAAGCTTTGCACTCTTTTTTCCTTAATTGAAATTTTGTCCCATTCAATTTTcctgataaaatttttaatgaaacaatatattatgtgtaaaatatattttaaaattatttccccAACAACCctattttgagaattaaaaaacaataaaaagtaataaaaaaaccCAGTTTGTGGAGCAGGTGTAGATGATGTGTAATAAACTAATGTGGGGTGGTTCAACATGAACAAGAAAATCTCTTTTTCTATGTTtgtaaacttaaaaattaaaagaaaaaaagtaaagaaGTCTATTTGTTGGAATTGTGGAGGCGGTGAGACCCACAGTTTTTTGTTTTGAATCTTTGTCCAATTCTTGGAAAATAATTTAGAAAGAAAACTCACCAAAATCTTTGTCCTAAAACTATAAGACTTGTTCATACTTCAACTACGGGGCGACAGCTATTTTCCCATTTGTGATTTGGTGTTTAACATTTCTAGGCTTCTCCCATAAGAACAGTCCCACCTCTACCAACACCAAAGTGTCATCATTGAACCCTCATATTTCTCTCCTCCTTTTTATGTTATCACCTTtgcttttcttcctttcttttggcGTTTGAATACACTCTTGTGCTTGGTAGGCTGTGCAATTGAGGTAAAATGGGCCCTCAACCCCACTCAAACATTTTAATGGTACTCCATTTCGTCTTTCACTGCTCTCTTTGACCCCATATTGTTTGCTCTCtcactttttaattttctttttctacttttAGCTCTTAATGCGCTAAACATAAGATTCTGAGGTTTCTGTGTTCTCCCTTTTGAGACCATCACTGGTTGTTTTATGGGGTTTTTGCATTTGGGATTTTGGTTTTAGACGTGGGTCTTGGTAACAATTTTGGATTTCTGAACTATGGGTTCACTTCTCTCTGCAAAATTTCCATCTTTTTTATATCCTTAAGGTTCAGGTCTTCAAATTAGATTCTCAATTCAAGCTGTGGATTTTGAAAAGATTAAAAATCAGCCGCTTTCTTTTTTGTACACAATCCTTGTTCTAACGAAGTCTCAGAGATTGCCCTTCTGAAATATGGAAAATTCTTGATGATGGTGAACTTTGGATTCTTGGTTTATGTTTGGTGGGTCAAAGAATGATGGTTGTGAGGTAGGGAGCTGGTTTCCTCGAAGTGGATTGTGGTGATTTTGGTGTTGGCTAGTTGTTGAAAGAGGAAAACATGGACAGAATGGTTCAACCTCCATTGGTAAGTTAATTAGTCCTTCCTTTTTCTGCCTTCTGTTCAATCATATTATCTGTTAGAAAAAAAACGTTATTTAATGGTTTTGTGGTGATGAGAGCTAAATGGTTTACAATTGTGATTCATTGTGTATGCCATAGTTGTGTTATAGATGGTTTACAAGTTCTTAGATGAAGTCTAACCTCAAAATTTGTTCACCTGTAGACTGAATTGTTATCTTATTGAAGGTATGATGTTTCATGTGCGAGCATATATGTAGATGAGAAGTACCATGAGGTGCTTATACTATGAGTCAAAATGCATTTTGCTCCCTTCATTCAAAAAATGGCAGATTTCTCCGATGAAAgagtttgttaaaatttttacatatttttacccttaaAAATTGATCCCTGCATGTCGACGTAGAGTACACGTGGACTTGTAGCTGTTTGATTATTCTATCAACTAAGTCAGTTTTTAACTATataaatggatggaatttttaacaaaagagccaatttgctctttgatctaccATACAGGAGcgaatttgttcattttttaagtaaagggGGCAAAATCCAAGCTGACTCCTAGTATAAGGGCATCAATAGTACTTTAAGCCATAATAACATTAGAAATGTACTTAGAAACATGTTTCCTGGACTTACATCCTTCATGGCTATCTCCTAAACTCTTTTCAAACTTAAAAGTTGGTTTTCTGAATCCTTAAGCACTTAAAATGTCAAAGCCAAAGAGTTGACCAACTCAAGGAGGTGTTTTGAGTTCAAATGATTGTAATAGAGACCGAGTTGCTATCTGTACGATCCAGTTTTAGTTTTGAAAGTACATTAGTGTCCACAAAGTTGAAAATCTGTTTTCTTTCAACTCGTTATTTGGTAGTTTAGAGCATTGTATCAATTTCTGGTTCCCTCTTTGGGTAGTATTGTTTCATGCAAATTCATCATACAAGTTAGACATCTCTGCTCAAGATGTTAATCTTTGCTTGTATGCTGGCATATAGATTTAACATAAAATATGATATCATAACATTGAAAGTCGCGCATTATTAGCCAGATTATACATGCTAGAACAGTTCTCTCTCATCAGAGATAAGtgatagggtttagggtttccatgtttttgttGATACTGACGCTAACCTAGTGCATCTTTCAAGCTTCCTGTACCTATAGCAAGACAATATTAGGGAAGAAAAAACTGTTCATCCATTGTGAATGTTTTTGGCAGGTTGATACAACAGCCTGTTTATGTAGAGTAGATGCTGGACTCAAAACTGTTGCTGGAGCAAAAAAATACGTACCACGTACAAAGCTGTGTCTCCAACCCAGTATTAAACCGTCCATTCATCCAACAAGAAACAAGGCAGCACGTAGTAATAGGAGCTGTTACCAATCTCCTCTGCTCCCAGGACTCCCCGATGATCTTGCTATCGCTTGCCTAGTAAGGGTTCCCCGAGTTGAGCACAGGAAGCTACGTGTGGTCTGCAAAAGGTGGTATAGACTTCTATGTGGTAACTTCTTTTATTCACTCCGAAAGAGCCTTGGAATTGCAGAAGAATGGATTTACATCATTAAGAGAGATCGAGAGGGAAAAATTTCTTGGCATGCCTTTGATCCTGTATACCAGCTCTGGCAGCCACTCCCTCCAGTCCCTAAGGAATATTCTGAAGCCCTTGGGTTTGGATGTGCCGTCCTTAGTGGTTGTCACCTTTATCTGTTTGGTGGTAAGGATCTATTAAAGGGATCAATGAGACGAGTCATATTTTATAGTGCCAGGACAAATAAATGGCACCGTGCTCCAGATATGCTTCGTCGAAGGCATTTTTTCGGTTCATGTGTGATAAAGAATCGCTTGTATGTTGCTGGTGGAGAGAATGAGGGAGTGCATCGGTCATTGAGATCAGCTGAAGTTTACGATCCCAACAAGAATAGATGGTCATTTATTTCAGATATGAGCACTGCAATGGTGCCCTTCATTGGGGTTGTGTATGAGGATAAGTGGTTTTTGAAGGGACTTGGACCTCACCGGCAAGTGATGAGTGAGATCTACCAACCCGAAACAGACAGTTGGTACCCTTTCTATAATGGAATGGTTGCAGGCTGGAGGAACCCCTGTGCTTCCTTAAATGGGCAGCTCTATGCCTTGGATTGTAAGGATGGTTGTAAGTTGAGGGTTTATGATGAAGTGGGTGATTCTTGGAGTAAGCATATTGACAGTAAGATACACTTGGGCAATTCTCGGGCTCTGGAGGCGGCAGCGCTTGTTCCACTTAATGGAAAACTTTGCATCATTCGAAATAATATGAGTATATCTCTGGTTGACATTTCCAAGTCCAATGATCTGAAGGGAACTACTGCTCAACATTTATGGGAAACTATAGCAGGGAAAGGTCAGTTCAAAACCTTGGTTACAAATCTTTGGTCTAGCCTTGCCGGCAGGAACCGGCTGAAAAGCCACATTGTTCACTGCCAGGTTCTTCAAGCATAGCGCGACCGTAATGTTTTCCATTCATGCCTTGCGGTATCTCTTGAATATGATGGGGGTTGAAGCGCCAACAGCTTGGCCAGGTTGATGCTTCTCATGTTGTCAGAATTTCTGTTTTTGCTAGATTGCTAGGGTTACAAATATTTATATGATACACAGTTGTtaaatatagaaaattaaaaatgcATGTTCAAATGTTCCTTAGCTCTTCAAATGACTGCGAATATGGTTTTGCCGTATTAAGGATTGGCTATGTTGTTGTAACTTAAACCTCCATTTATAGTTTGAGATGACCTCTGTCAAATGATCATACTAGTAACTCTTCCAATGAGCCGGTTTGAGCTTGCTGTCACCGTAAGAGGAGGCctttttctgaaaaaaaaaattgtgctGGAAGACTTAAGCTACTTCACGAGACATTAATTATCAATCCATTGAACTCGAGCAATCAATCAGAATGAAAGTCAAAAAAATTCCTTACCCAAATTTCTTATCTAATTCGATATCGAAATACGTTGTGATAAAAACCGTGAGAAAATACCGAAAGTAGACATCA
The Gossypium hirsutum isolate 1008001.06 chromosome A07, Gossypium_hirsutum_v2.1, whole genome shotgun sequence genome window above contains:
- the LOC107939423 gene encoding F-box/kelch-repeat protein At1g55270; its protein translation is MDRMVQPPLVDTTACLCRVDAGLKTVAGAKKYVPRTKLCLQPSIKPSIHPTRNKAARSNRSCYQSPLLPGLPDDLAIACLVRVPRVEHRKLRVVCKRWYRLLCGNFFYSLRKSLGIAEEWIYIIKRDREGKISWHAFDPVYQLWQPLPPVPKEYSEALGFGCAVLSGCHLYLFGGKDLLKGSMRRVIFYSARTNKWHRAPDMLRRRHFFGSCVIKNRLYVAGGENEGVHRSLRSAEVYDPNKNRWSFISDMSTAMVPFIGVVYEDKWFLKGLGPHRQVMSEIYQPETDSWYPFYNGMVAGWRNPCASLNGQLYALDCKDGCKLRVYDEVGDSWSKHIDSKIHLGNSRALEAAALVPLNGKLCIIRNNMSISLVDISKSNDLKGTTAQHLWETIAGKGQFKTLVTNLWSSLAGRNRLKSHIVHCQVLQA